One genomic segment of Alphaproteobacteria bacterium includes these proteins:
- a CDS encoding universal stress protein: protein MFKTVLVAIDLEHGEPIQRILQAAEDIANSNACDMHLLNVVAAAPAIVSQFLHENYEQMAAGQAEAELAKLAAGLDLRSGTISCSIRFGTVYEEVLAAAEAVGAGLIVTGSHKSNVSDYLLGSAAARIVRHARCSVMVIR from the coding sequence ATGTTCAAAACCGTTCTTGTGGCCATCGATCTGGAGCATGGCGAGCCCATTCAGCGCATCCTGCAGGCCGCCGAGGATATCGCCAATTCCAATGCCTGCGATATGCACCTGCTGAACGTGGTGGCGGCGGCGCCGGCCATCGTCTCGCAGTTCCTGCATGAAAATTACGAGCAAATGGCGGCCGGCCAGGCCGAGGCCGAGCTGGCCAAATTGGCGGCCGGGCTCGATCTCCGGTCGGGCACGATCTCGTGTTCGATCCGTTTCGGCACGGTCTACGAGGAGGTTCTGGCGGCTGCCGAAGCGGTCGGCGCCGGACTGATCGTCACCGGCTCGCACAAATCAAACGTTTCGGATTACCTGCTGGGCAGCGCCGCCGCCCGCATCGTGCGCCACGCCCGCTGTTCGGTGATGGTGATTCGCTAA